The Thalassoroseus pseudoceratinae genome has a segment encoding these proteins:
- a CDS encoding glycosyltransferase family 4 protein — protein MAIGSPIRVVLLADRFEVRGSSAYTLRLAQNLNTYNVAVEIVTPNADVIETELRARLPIRVFPHLQTPVWRGVVRGAVLEHLKEFKPDLIHIQSRQMLPTGNWLARHLNVPLVFTLHGYLESRERLYFDRSIKRHIICVSRSVRSELRQRTGIKDEFTSIVHTGVETPAVLDRIPVLSPQKTPVVGTACPLETVKGLPFFLGAAHAIHQVREDVMFLVAGAGPEEANLRRLVRVLDLTNHVTFVPKLHDYTTSIRAMDIFCLPSLKQGLGTIMLEAMALGKPVIATGVGGVYSVVRDEETGLVVPPSDSARLAERILELLNDPQEARRLGSAGQDLVHDEFSVEKMVRETVAVYRRILGEPNPTESQPEATPVSQA, from the coding sequence ATGGCCATTGGCTCTCCGATTCGCGTTGTCCTGCTTGCGGACCGGTTCGAGGTCCGAGGTTCATCCGCCTACACGTTGCGGCTGGCGCAGAATCTGAACACCTACAACGTCGCTGTAGAAATTGTGACGCCGAATGCTGACGTCATCGAAACAGAGCTTCGTGCCAGACTACCGATCCGGGTCTTTCCACACCTTCAGACACCGGTTTGGCGGGGTGTCGTTCGTGGAGCGGTTTTAGAACACCTCAAGGAGTTCAAACCGGACCTGATTCACATCCAATCCCGGCAAATGCTGCCCACCGGCAATTGGCTTGCACGACATCTGAATGTCCCGCTGGTCTTCACGCTTCATGGATATCTCGAAAGCCGAGAGCGATTGTATTTCGATCGTTCAATCAAACGGCATATCATCTGTGTGAGTCGTTCAGTACGGTCCGAACTTCGTCAACGAACAGGAATTAAAGACGAGTTCACCAGCATCGTTCATACCGGTGTGGAAACGCCCGCGGTTCTCGATCGCATCCCGGTTTTGTCGCCGCAGAAAACTCCGGTGGTCGGAACTGCCTGTCCGCTCGAAACAGTAAAAGGTCTCCCCTTCTTTCTGGGTGCCGCACATGCGATCCATCAGGTTCGTGAGGACGTAATGTTTTTGGTCGCCGGTGCTGGTCCGGAGGAAGCCAACTTACGGCGGCTGGTTCGCGTATTGGATCTGACCAATCACGTCACTTTCGTTCCGAAGCTGCACGACTACACGACCAGTATCCGGGCGATGGACATCTTTTGTTTGCCGTCGCTCAAGCAGGGACTGGGAACTATCATGCTCGAAGCGATGGCGTTGGGGAAACCCGTCATTGCAACTGGTGTCGGAGGTGTTTACAGCGTTGTACGAGATGAGGAAACGGGGTTAGTTGTGCCGCCTTCGGATAGCGCACGTTTGGCCGAACGGATCTTGGAATTATTGAACGATCCACAAGAAGCCCGACGACTGGGTTCGGCGGGCCAAGATTTGGTTCACGATGAATTCAGTGTGGAGAAAATGGTTCGGGAAACGGTCGCAGTCTACCGCCGAATTTTAGGCGAGCCCAACCCAACGGAATCCCAGCCAGAAGCCACCCCTGTCAGCCAAGCCTAA
- a CDS encoding phytanoyl-CoA dioxygenase family protein: MTGTTIAPEESHAFETDGFFIVPGLLDSLTTERLGQIARRDRTLEAERSSRADGEGGAVELVVRNELPTDTVYGAIVRSHRIVNRMTDLLCQDADDAVYHYHHKMICKEPRTGGAWAWHQDYGYWYNFGCLMPTMASCLIAVDRATPENGCLQVLRGSHRIGRIDHGPVGQQTGADPERVAVACERFERVYVNLEPGDAVFFHANLLHRSDQNHSDNPRWAFICCYNTRSNNPYKDSRHPRYTDLETWDDSQVLQTVGQHWNAIQSTA, translated from the coding sequence ATGACAGGAACCACCATAGCCCCCGAAGAATCCCACGCATTTGAGACCGATGGTTTTTTCATCGTACCGGGCCTGCTGGATTCGTTGACAACCGAACGACTTGGGCAAATTGCGCGTCGGGATCGAACACTGGAAGCGGAACGATCGAGTCGGGCTGACGGCGAAGGTGGAGCGGTTGAACTCGTCGTGCGGAATGAACTTCCGACGGATACCGTCTACGGAGCAATCGTGCGGAGCCACCGGATTGTCAATCGAATGACGGACCTACTCTGCCAAGACGCGGACGATGCGGTTTACCATTACCACCACAAGATGATTTGCAAGGAACCACGGACCGGTGGAGCTTGGGCTTGGCACCAAGATTACGGCTATTGGTATAATTTCGGGTGTTTGATGCCGACGATGGCGAGTTGTTTGATCGCGGTGGATCGGGCGACGCCGGAGAACGGTTGCCTCCAAGTCTTACGCGGTTCGCACCGAATCGGCCGGATTGATCATGGTCCCGTCGGGCAGCAAACCGGGGCCGACCCGGAGCGTGTAGCGGTTGCTTGCGAGCGTTTTGAACGTGTTTACGTCAATTTGGAACCCGGTGACGCGGTGTTCTTTCACGCAAATCTCTTGCACCGATCGGACCAAAACCACAGTGACAACCCACGGTGGGCATTCATCTGTTGCTACAACACGCGATCGAACAACCCATACAAGGATTCTCGTCATCCTCGCTATACAGATCTGGAAACCTGGGATGATTCCCAGGTCCTCCAAACCGTGGGGCAGCATTGGAATGCCATCCAATCAACCGCTTAA
- a CDS encoding dipeptidase, with protein sequence MLIFDAHLDMAWNALDWNRDLMKPVSEIRTFEKHFPNQIPGDCSVSWAELRRGRVGITISTLLPRLHRPYPELTFFQSREADYGAAYGQLAYYRAMSERGELREISDWPTLEKHIQEWVADDTPDGQNGLPIGYILSMEGSQPILHPEQIHEWYAAGLRILGPAHYGENPYCFGTGSEGGLKADGPELLKQMDQAGMLLDATHLADQSFWEALEIFEGPVLASHHNCRSLVPGDRQLTDEQIKALIGRGSVIGAAFDNWMIKPGWKKHVSDPNTVSLEDIANHTDHICQIAGNAKHCGIGTDLDGGFGKEQSPGDMETIAELGKFADVLERRGYSQEDIDGILYRNFVEFFQRAWS encoded by the coding sequence ATGTTGATCTTTGACGCTCATCTCGATATGGCTTGGAATGCTCTCGACTGGAATCGAGACTTGATGAAGCCCGTCTCGGAAATTCGCACATTCGAGAAGCACTTCCCCAACCAAATTCCGGGTGACTGCTCCGTTTCGTGGGCCGAGTTACGACGCGGGCGAGTTGGCATCACGATTTCGACTTTGTTGCCCAGGTTGCATCGCCCCTACCCCGAACTGACGTTCTTTCAATCGCGGGAAGCCGACTACGGGGCCGCCTATGGTCAGTTGGCGTATTACCGAGCCATGTCCGAACGCGGTGAACTGCGTGAGATTTCCGATTGGCCGACGTTGGAAAAGCATATCCAAGAATGGGTCGCCGATGACACCCCGGACGGGCAGAACGGTTTACCCATCGGCTACATTCTCAGTATGGAAGGCAGCCAGCCGATTTTGCATCCCGAGCAGATTCACGAGTGGTATGCGGCGGGCTTGCGAATCCTTGGCCCGGCACACTACGGCGAGAATCCTTATTGTTTCGGCACGGGGAGTGAAGGCGGATTGAAAGCCGACGGGCCAGAGTTGCTGAAGCAGATGGATCAGGCTGGGATGCTGCTCGATGCGACCCATCTGGCGGATCAATCCTTCTGGGAAGCCCTTGAGATTTTCGAAGGCCCCGTGCTCGCCAGTCATCACAACTGTCGGAGCCTGGTACCCGGTGATCGGCAATTAACGGATGAGCAAATCAAAGCGTTGATTGGACGAGGCTCCGTCATCGGGGCTGCCTTTGACAATTGGATGATCAAGCCCGGTTGGAAGAAGCATGTGAGCGACCCGAACACCGTCAGTCTCGAAGACATTGCGAATCACACGGACCATATCTGTCAGATTGCCGGCAACGCCAAGCACTGTGGCATCGGTACTGACCTTGATGGTGGTTTCGGCAAAGAACAATCACCTGGCGATATGGAGACGATTGCCGAGCTTGGGAAGTTCGCGGATGTCCTTGAGCGACGCGGCTATTCTCAGGAAGATATCGACGGCATTCTCTATCGGAACTTCGTCGAGTTCTTTCAGCGAGCATGGTCCTGA